The Saccharothrix variisporea genome has a segment encoding these proteins:
- a CDS encoding DUF6474 family protein: MARERSKGLTPGRAKNLVGVAKVVAPALIPVVAPLAARAAALVSDRYDHYRARRLGVPVDQLTRYSGRGARLHARITGFAEALEQVEDTDRPFAEAARTRLSQLLAAVRAAERMPAPRRKAAHRAVGTDLDALEAELLKRLGVS; the protein is encoded by the coding sequence ATGGCACGCGAACGGAGCAAGGGCTTGACCCCCGGCCGGGCCAAGAACCTCGTCGGGGTGGCGAAGGTCGTCGCACCGGCGCTGATCCCGGTGGTGGCACCGCTCGCGGCGCGGGCGGCGGCGCTGGTCAGCGACCGCTACGACCACTACCGCGCCCGCCGGCTCGGCGTGCCGGTCGACCAGCTCACGCGGTACTCCGGCCGCGGCGCGCGGCTGCACGCCCGCATCACCGGCTTCGCCGAGGCGCTGGAGCAGGTCGAGGACACCGACCGGCCGTTCGCGGAGGCCGCCCGGACCCGGCTGTCGCAGCTGCTGGCGGCGGTGCGGGCCGCCGAACGCATGCCCGCGCCGCGCCGCAAGGCCGCGCACCGGGCCGTCGGCACGGACCTGGACGCGCTGGAAGCGGAACTGCTCAAGCGCCTCGG